The following are from one region of the Magallana gigas chromosome 6, xbMagGiga1.1, whole genome shotgun sequence genome:
- the LOC105326738 gene encoding uncharacterized protein isoform X1: MLINYSSKNAFLRLIFKMYLFPLSVQMDQKMLTIVLLCLLHSTGSQVIMGGPMMNGPVPMNGPITMVPINGGPATSMVPVSGVPPNMIPTNGGSQETVMINGIPMRPVGEPQIVAISPQTGLPLFNGNGDFNDGDGNGETDVSGIPMRPVGNSQLVAMVTPLGSSPFNGMDNGNQGRMRNGFRPVRGGSSRNENGDRMRDNDRFQERNGGFEGESNGNGGFDGRNGRFEDEFNGNGGNGGFDGEFDGNGGNGNGGNGDNFNENGGNGNGGNGNGRNRNGNGGNGNGRNGNGRNRDNFNGNGAPSQNDFPGDNVDMIDGRPGLVMVPLSEGLPRSQLPMRRLMIVPRRRLVFLRRPSRRLVFMPPLSMTRRRLPVYMMNRRRVLL; the protein is encoded by the exons atgttaattaattattcttcgaaaaatgcttttttaagattgattttcaaaatgtatcTATTCCCATTATCTGTACAGATGGACCAAAAAATGCTAACAATTGTGCTGCTGTGTTTATTACATTCGACCGGATCCCAGGTTATCATGGGTGGTCCTATGATGAATGGCCCTGTCCCAATGAATGGTCCAATCACTATGGTCCCAATCAATGGTGGCCCAGCCACCTCAATGGTTCCTGTTAGCGGCGTTCCTCCAAATATGATACCGACCAATGGCGGATCTCAAGAAACGGTTATGATAAATGGCATACCTATGAGACCGGTGGGAGAACCTCAGATAGTTGCCATTTCCCCACAGACGGGGTTACCTCTGTTCAACGGTAATGGGGATTTTAATGATGGCGACGGAAACGGCGAAACTGATGTAAGTGGCATACCAATGAGACCAGTGGGAAATTCTCAGTTAGTTGCTATGGTCACACCTCTGGGGTCCTCTCCATTCAATGGCATGGATAATGGAAATCAAGGGAGGATGAGAAACGGTTTTAGACCAGTCCGAGGCGGATCCAGCAGAAATGAAAACGGTGATAGAATGAGAGACAATGATAGATTCCAGGAAAGGAATGGTGGGTTCGAGGGAGAATCTAACGGTAATGGTGGCTTTGATGGTAGAAATGGTAGATTTGAAGATGAATTCAATGGCAACGGTGGAAATGGTGGATTTGATGGCGAATTTGACGGGAACGGTGGAAATGGAAATGGTGGAAACGGAGACAATTTCAACGAAAATGGTGGAAACGGAAATGGTGGAAACGGAAATGGTAGAAACAGAAACGGAAATGGTGGAAACGGAAATGGTAGAAACGGAAATGGTAGAAACCGAGACAATTTCAACGGAAATGGTGCTCCTTCTCAAAATGATTTTCCTGGAGACAATGTAGACATGATAGATGGTCGGCCAGGACTTGTAATGGTGCCTTTATCAGAAGGGCTACCTCGTTCTCAACTGCCAATGAGAAGGCTAATGATAGTGCCCCGCAGACGGCTTGTTTTCCTAAGACGTCCATCAAGAAGACTTGTTTTTATGCCTCCTTTAAGCATGACGCGGAGAAGGCTGCCAGTTT ATATGATGAACAGAAGAAGGGTTCTTTTATGA
- the LOC105326738 gene encoding protein qua-1 isoform X2, giving the protein MDQKMLTIVLLCLLHSTGSQVIMGGPMMNGPVPMNGPITMVPINGGPATSMVPVSGVPPNMIPTNGGSQETVMINGIPMRPVGEPQIVAISPQTGLPLFNGNGDFNDGDGNGETDVSGIPMRPVGNSQLVAMVTPLGSSPFNGMDNGNQGRMRNGFRPVRGGSSRNENGDRMRDNDRFQERNGGFEGESNGNGGFDGRNGRFEDEFNGNGGNGGFDGEFDGNGGNGNGGNGDNFNENGGNGNGGNGNGRNRNGNGGNGNGRNGNGRNRDNFNGNGAPSQNDFPGDNVDMIDGRPGLVMVPLSEGLPRSQLPMRRLMIVPRRRLVFLRRPSRRLVFMPPLSMTRRRLPVYMMNRRRVLL; this is encoded by the exons ATGGACCAAAAAATGCTAACAATTGTGCTGCTGTGTTTATTACATTCGACCGGATCCCAGGTTATCATGGGTGGTCCTATGATGAATGGCCCTGTCCCAATGAATGGTCCAATCACTATGGTCCCAATCAATGGTGGCCCAGCCACCTCAATGGTTCCTGTTAGCGGCGTTCCTCCAAATATGATACCGACCAATGGCGGATCTCAAGAAACGGTTATGATAAATGGCATACCTATGAGACCGGTGGGAGAACCTCAGATAGTTGCCATTTCCCCACAGACGGGGTTACCTCTGTTCAACGGTAATGGGGATTTTAATGATGGCGACGGAAACGGCGAAACTGATGTAAGTGGCATACCAATGAGACCAGTGGGAAATTCTCAGTTAGTTGCTATGGTCACACCTCTGGGGTCCTCTCCATTCAATGGCATGGATAATGGAAATCAAGGGAGGATGAGAAACGGTTTTAGACCAGTCCGAGGCGGATCCAGCAGAAATGAAAACGGTGATAGAATGAGAGACAATGATAGATTCCAGGAAAGGAATGGTGGGTTCGAGGGAGAATCTAACGGTAATGGTGGCTTTGATGGTAGAAATGGTAGATTTGAAGATGAATTCAATGGCAACGGTGGAAATGGTGGATTTGATGGCGAATTTGACGGGAACGGTGGAAATGGAAATGGTGGAAACGGAGACAATTTCAACGAAAATGGTGGAAACGGAAATGGTGGAAACGGAAATGGTAGAAACAGAAACGGAAATGGTGGAAACGGAAATGGTAGAAACGGAAATGGTAGAAACCGAGACAATTTCAACGGAAATGGTGCTCCTTCTCAAAATGATTTTCCTGGAGACAATGTAGACATGATAGATGGTCGGCCAGGACTTGTAATGGTGCCTTTATCAGAAGGGCTACCTCGTTCTCAACTGCCAATGAGAAGGCTAATGATAGTGCCCCGCAGACGGCTTGTTTTCCTAAGACGTCCATCAAGAAGACTTGTTTTTATGCCTCCTTTAAGCATGACGCGGAGAAGGCTGCCAGTTT ATATGATGAACAGAAGAAGGGTTCTTTTATGA
- the LOC105326737 gene encoding uncharacterized protein, which produces MKFLYVLLILGIAASVEAGGYGKRPRPRPRPIYKGYGKGYGKGGGGGGGNWGGYDMYGAGMGGYGYGMGGGAYGYGMGGGYGYGMSGSYYPSMSYGGYYGGSYPSYSGGYYSGYPSYSTGGGYYSGYPSYSTGGYYSGGYPSYSGGYYSGGASYYPSYSSGGFGSGFGLGGGAGFGGGAGFGGGAGFGAGAGFGAAGAAGAAAAGVPVSAGTSLATAIGSIGTFGTAGPAYAG; this is translated from the exons ATGAAGTTCCTGTACGTGCTGCTGATCTTGGGGATCGCCGCTTCTGTTGAAGCAGGTGGATATGGAAAACGCCCCCGCCCTCGACCAAGGCCTA TTTACAAAGGCTATGGTAAAGGATACGGTAAAGGAGGCGGTGGCGGCGGTGGTAACTGGGGTGGCTACGACATGTACGGTGCTGGTATGGGTGGATATGGATATGGAATGGGAGGAGGCGCATATGGATATGGAATGGGAGGCGGATACGGATATGGAATGAGCGGTAGCTACTATCCCAGCATGAGTTATGGAGGTTATTATGGTGGATCATATCCATCCTACTCTGGGGGATACTACAGTGGATACCCATCGTATTCCACTGGAGGTGGATATTACAGTGGGTACCCATCGTATTCCACTGGTGGATATTACTCTGGCGGATATCCTTCCTACAGTGGAGGCTATTATTCCGGTGGCGCCTCCTACTATCCTTCCTACTCCTCTGGTGGATTTGGTAGTGGATTTGGACTTGGTGGAGGTGCTGGATTTGGTGGAGGTGCTGGATTTGGTGGAGGTGCTGGATTTGGCGCTGGTGCTGGATTTGGTGCAGCTGGAGCCGCTGGAGCCGCCGCAGCTGGTGTCCCAGTGTCCGCTGGAACTTCTCTAGCTACTGCCATTGGTTCCATAGGAACATTCGGAACTGCCGGGCCCGCTTATGCAG GTTAA
- the LOC105326736 gene encoding N-alpha-acetyltransferase 30: MISESEHPLTGSDVNKNLTLPTSIEDSKPRIEGKIPNGKINHLNDENGRIVRNISTDQDNHKMDLVAQCTCGSGVQHSNEVDNDDESSEHLLCESVRRVHIESQLEDDIKEIDGISYTVYESEKQMPDIMRLITKDLSEPYSIYTYRYFIHNWPKLCFLAMDKEKCVGAIVCKLDMHKKMVRRGYIAMLAVDADYRRKQIGSRLVMKAIKGMIADDCDEVVLETEITNKAALRLYENLGFVRDKRLFRYYLNGVDALRLKLWLR; encoded by the exons ATGATTTCTGAATCAGAACATCCTCTCACTGGCTCGGACGTGAACAAAAATTTAACCCTCCCCACTTCCATAGAAGATAGCAAACCACGGATTGAAGGGAAAATACCAAACGGTAAAATCAACCACTTGAACGACGAAAATGGACGCATTGTGCGAAATATATCTACAGATCAAGATAATCATAAGATGGACTTAGTGGCTCAGTGCACATGTGGCAGTGGTGTGCAGCATTCAAACGAAGTGGATAATGATGATGAAAGTTCAGAGCACCTGCTTTGCGAGTCTGTGAGAAGAGTCCACATTGAATCGCAACTGGAAGATGACATTAAGGAAATAGATGGAATAAGTTACACAGTATATGAATCAGAAAAACAAATGCCAGACATTATGAGGCTCATAACCAAAGATCTTTCTGAACCGTATTCCATTTACACATACAGATATTTTATCCACAATTGGCCAAAGTTGTGCTTTTTG GCCATGGATAAAGAGAAGTGTGTGGGTGCCATAGTTTGTAAATTAGATATGCACAAGAAAATGGTACGAAGAGGGTACATAGCCATGTTGGCTGTTGATGCTGACTACAGAAGAAAGCAAATAG GATCACGTCTGGTTATGAAGGCCATTAAAGGGATGATTGCTGATGACTGTGATGAG GTAGTCCTTGAGACAGAAATTACAAACAAGGCAGCGTTAAGGTTGTATGAAAACCTTGGTTTTGTGAGAGACAAACGATTGTTTAGGTATTATCTGAATGGCGTGGATGCTCTACGGTTAAAACTGTGGCTGAGGTGA
- the LOC105326734 gene encoding breast cancer metastasis-suppressor 1-like protein isoform X1 has product MMKMPVLENGKAETEEEEMEQETPGSNNSSDDDSEMGSEDEDGSELDEEECERRKTECLDDMADLEKQFSDLKEVLYKERMGQVDHKLEEVRAGRAAEYLNPLSQLQENMRIRTEVAVPPTGCLSIEGILRELRIDSIQNKFESEVLAAQQNLESDKELLYDTVKNELEEKIRRLEEDRHNIDISSDLWDETQTMSKSKKKIDGSSSERRKKPLSVSGPYIIYMLKDVEIIEDWTAIKKALKQKRKSEYDFC; this is encoded by the exons ATGATGAAAATGCCTGTCTTAGAAAACGGAAAAGCAGAAACAGAGGAAGAAGAAATGGAGCAAGAAACCCCAGGGAGCAATAATAGCTCTGACGATGATTCGGAAATGGGTTCCGAAGATGAAGATGGGTCAG AGCTGGATGAAGAAGAATGTGAAAGAAGGAAAACAGAATGCCTCGATGACATGGCAGATCTGGAAAAACAGTTTTCAGATTTGAAAGAAGT GTTATACAAAGAGAGAATGGGACAGGTTGATCATAAACTAGAGGAGGTTCGAGCAGGTAGAGCTGCTGAGTACCTTAATCCTTTATCACAGTTACAAGAAAACATGAGGATTAGGACAGAAGTTGCAG TTCCACCAACAGGCTGCTTGTCTATAGAAG gGATTCTTCGAGAATTAAGGATAGACAGCATTCAGAATAAATTTGAAAGTGAAGTATTAGCTGCCCAGCAAAATTTAGAG agtGATAAAGAACTCTTATATGACACAGTCAAAAATGAATTAGAGGAAAAAATCCGCAGACTGGAAGAGGACAGACataatatagatatatcatCTG ATCTCTGGGATGAAACACAAACAATGagtaaaagtaaaaagaaaattgatggaTCCTCatcagaaagaagaaaaaagccCCTTTCTGTGTCAG GGccatatatcatatacatgttaaaagaTGTAGAAATTATTGAAGACTGGACAGCAATTAAAAAG GCACTAAAACAGAAACGAAAGTCAGAGTATGATTTTTGTTGA
- the LOC105326734 gene encoding breast cancer metastasis-suppressor 1-like protein isoform X2 — translation MMKMPVLENGKAETEEEEMEQETPGSNNSSDDDSEMGSEDEDGSELDEEECERRKTECLDDMADLEKQFSDLKEVLYKERMGQVDHKLEEVRAGRAAEYLNPLSQLQENMRIRTEVAGILRELRIDSIQNKFESEVLAAQQNLESDKELLYDTVKNELEEKIRRLEEDRHNIDISSDLWDETQTMSKSKKKIDGSSSERRKKPLSVSGPYIIYMLKDVEIIEDWTAIKKALKQKRKSEYDFC, via the exons ATGATGAAAATGCCTGTCTTAGAAAACGGAAAAGCAGAAACAGAGGAAGAAGAAATGGAGCAAGAAACCCCAGGGAGCAATAATAGCTCTGACGATGATTCGGAAATGGGTTCCGAAGATGAAGATGGGTCAG AGCTGGATGAAGAAGAATGTGAAAGAAGGAAAACAGAATGCCTCGATGACATGGCAGATCTGGAAAAACAGTTTTCAGATTTGAAAGAAGT GTTATACAAAGAGAGAATGGGACAGGTTGATCATAAACTAGAGGAGGTTCGAGCAGGTAGAGCTGCTGAGTACCTTAATCCTTTATCACAGTTACAAGAAAACATGAGGATTAGGACAGAAGTTGCAG gGATTCTTCGAGAATTAAGGATAGACAGCATTCAGAATAAATTTGAAAGTGAAGTATTAGCTGCCCAGCAAAATTTAGAG agtGATAAAGAACTCTTATATGACACAGTCAAAAATGAATTAGAGGAAAAAATCCGCAGACTGGAAGAGGACAGACataatatagatatatcatCTG ATCTCTGGGATGAAACACAAACAATGagtaaaagtaaaaagaaaattgatggaTCCTCatcagaaagaagaaaaaagccCCTTTCTGTGTCAG GGccatatatcatatacatgttaaaagaTGTAGAAATTATTGAAGACTGGACAGCAATTAAAAAG GCACTAAAACAGAAACGAAAGTCAGAGTATGATTTTTGTTGA
- the LOC105326733 gene encoding uncharacterized protein: MQKLLTTFIVVSALTGMHGNNPEECDISTWYSRVSSEGLFDRPMSIKQRKTHDTIKNILAQGRRRLVQCHILQAFESDLKRVGNEHHVETEIRNNAQNGGRPAKLPKEKMESVGLTATQSKKEVVREGHTTIISKEKLDHEPTSTNSNKEKENKESPTRESQKIDKDLKQSVTIENKEKLREKEKENDQSIVQEDGDSNVDGTKQIQSPMHNNELDMNNNSGSTTKDEEITLANNSEEDETEIDDDEEEERNGGDLENDDRQRDDDEDNEKYNEETNTAPNSYSSSSEFGSRGKTDKPANRNNETKNDTLPNERICKRFTWSLQRHLVLKTSPMEEGYTQNQRLIGHSCQASYVISPTYCGLRKRDLLENDLRQNVTIVKPNQNGLTRNEDKVSTEFITKVSTEKFNVIPNVQMEQTEKKEWKGNDVASVDDRNANAKYTTFKRTVLDDNLSNSQKDTIKSIENLKLEETSNIEELKLLVSSKTEEYTKKIHSLELNLIKLENQMLMEKLNKENHSSTIARLENGILRLENELLRMRQNFHHMKIDNDELKKTQRKYLELGHISENHSLQRQNNRDEMLLEQQKTISMLSEKLQNQSDIILRLKNRSEHIDDQNRILHSLIINQTTLVSQIMAKVQTLTEQSLQHQQEANEMKEQLKYGLANVEAMKNDQGRQQEKESTIDSNQLTVEDLSQHLLQQLDDLVSDKKLEGAENVHAISTSEEGVEDEVDEQLKQYLHFASVSHLLKPGHWCDSRVHCYNGIITLSDCIPYSFVIYSICEVQSERHGNEKDDQDNIHILEHKKQTTDKDTIHMLRNSEQTTEKQTSKEINESGSSQNLLPPNPDDGSHFRHEKFANALNSDEVNIEMKSNDTEQIAEVKTKDQHVNNLMIKTKEIVEENTVQNVKDINIAIKEEMDLSIENNTKIGNVKAKHIKSSFKQESMIKSDGNESGSIDYKNEKENDIIGIEEKHQTLKSEKSSLKSDDKKEIDMKPKLGRTNSAPRKPVRYASNGQSDPKDCYDYFLKGNSRNGVYKVRPYGTNRLVQVYCDMKNGGWTLIQKRQDGTTNFFRDWEDYKEGFGGVYGEHWLGNSLIHRLTNQDHYILRIEMMDWDKNKRFAEYTKFIVDHEDEGYKLHVGGYKGDAGDGMIKHNNQKFSTRDVDNDQVVKEFGGSCAKRFHAAWWYYKCYQSNLNGKYYRNGKVDDKKFDGVAWKPWTGANYSLKEVEMKIRPISNEN, encoded by the exons ATGCAGAAGCTACTCACCACCTTTATAGTAGTTTCAGCGTTGACAGGGATGCATGG aaACAATCCTGAAGAATGTGACATCAGCACTTGGTATTCCAGAGTGTCATCAGAGGGCCTGTTTGACAGGCCAATGAGTatcaaacaaagaaaaacacaCGACacaataaagaatattttagccCAAGGAAGACGTAGGCTTGTTCAATGCCACATCTTGCAGGCATTTGAGAGCGATTTAAAAAGAGTCGGAAATGAGCATCACGTGGAGACCGAAATAAGGAATAATGCTCAAAATGGAGGTCGTCCAGCAAAATTGCCAAAAGAGAAAATGGAAAGTGTTGGACTTACAGCAACCCAGTCAAAGAAAGAGGTGGTAAGGGAAGGGCACACAACGATcatatcaaaagaaaaactgGATCATGAACCAACATCGACAAATTCAAACAAAGAGAAGGAAAACAAAGAAAGCCCAACGAGAGAGTCACAAAAGATAGACAAAGATTTAAAGCAGTCAGTGACaatagaaaataaagaaaaattacgAGAAAAAGAGAAGGAAAACGATCAATCCATTGTACAGGAAGATGGTGATTCAAACGTTGATGGCACTAAACAAATACAATCCCCAATGCACAATAATGAGTTAGATATGAACAACAATTCCGGGTCTACCACAAAAGACGAAGAAATTACACTGGCAAATAACAGCGAGGAAGACGAAACAGAAATCGACGACGACGAAGAAGAGGAAAGAAATGGCGGGGATCTAGAAAACGACGACAGACAAAGGGATGACGACGAAGACAACGAGAAATATAACGAAGAAACCAACACAGCTCCAAATAGCTATTCATCCTCTTCAGAGTTTGGTAGTCGGGGTAAAACTGATAAGCCTGCTAATAGAAACAACGAGACAAAGAATGACACACTTCCAAACGAAAGAATTTGCAAAAGATTCACTTGGAGCTTACAGCGTCATCTGGTTTTAAAAACCTCGCCAATGGAGGAAGGATATACTCAAAACCAACGGTTAATCGGACACAGTTGCCAGGCGTCCTACGTCATCTCGCCTACGTACTGCGGATTACGAAAGAGAGATTTATTAGAAAATGATTTGAGGCAAAATGTGACAATTGTAAAACCAAATCAGAACGGCCTCACAAGGAATGAAGACAAAGTATCAACAGAGTTCATAACAAAAGTATCGACAGAAAAATTCAACGTTATACCTAATGTTCAGATGGAACAAACGGAAAAGAAAGAATGGAAAGGAAACGATGTAGCATCTGTAGATGACAGAAATGCAAATGCAAAATATACTACATTTAAAAGGACCGTCCTCGATGACAATTTGTCAAATAGTCAAAAAGATACAATAAAATCTATAGAAAATCTTAAATTAGAAGAGACATCAAATATAGAAGAACTTAAACTTTTAGTTTCATCAAAAACAGAGGAATACACAAAGAAGATACACTCTCTGGAGCTTAATCTGATTAAACTAGAAAATCAAATGTTGATGGAGAAACTTAACAAAGAAAACCACTCAAGCACTATAGCAAGGTTAGAAAATGGCATACTTCGGTTAGAAAATGAACTTTTAAGAATGAGGCAAAACTTTCAtcacatgaaaattgataatgaTGAACTGAAGAAAACGCAACGCAAATACCTTGAACTTGGCCACATTTCTGAAAACCATTCTTTACAAAGACAAAACAACCGCGATGAAATGTTGTTAGAACAACAAAAAACGATAAGCATGCTTTCAGAAAAACTACAGAATCAGTCCGACATTATATTGCGTCTAAAGAATAGATCAGAACACATTGATGATCAAAATAGGATACTACACTCTTTGATCATAAATCAAACTACTTTGGTTTCACAGATCATGGCCAAAGTACAAACATTAACAGAGCAGTCTCTTCAACATCAGCAAGAAGCAAATGAGATGAAAGAGCAACTTAAATATGGACTAGCAAATGTAGAAGCAATGAAAAATGATCAAGGTAGACAACAGGAAAAAGAATCGACCATAGATTCAAACCAACTCACTGTAGAAGACCTGTCACAACATCTGCTTCAACAGTTAGACGACTTAGTGTCAGATAAGAAATTAGAAGGTGCAGAAAATGTTCATGCTATATCTACTTCCGAAGAAGGTGTGGAAGACGAAGTGGATGAACAattgaaacaatatttacattttgcatCCGTTTCTCACTTATTAAAACCAGGCCATTGGTGCGATTCTCGTGTGCATTGTTACAACGGAATCATCACTTTGTCCGATTGTATTCCATACTCTTTTGTGATTTATTCTATATGTGAGGTTCAGAGTGAAAGACATGGCAATGAAAAAGATGATCAggacaatatacatatattagaaCATAAGAAACAAACAACAGATAAAGACACTATACATATGTTAAGAAATAGTGAACAAACCACAGAAAAACAAACGTCAAAAGAAATAAACGAATCAGGTTCCTCCCAAAACCTTTTACCACCTAACCCTGATGACGGCTCACACTTTAGACATGAAAAGTTTGCGAATGCTTTGAATTCTGATGAAGTGAACATAGAAATGAAATCCAATGATACTGAACAAATCGCTGAAGTAAAAACAAAGGACCAACATGTTAACAACTTGAtgatcaaaacaaaagaaattgtCGAGGAAAACactgttcaaaatgtaaaagataTAAACATAGCTATTAAAGAGGAAATGGACTTAAGTATagaaaataacacaaaaattgGAAATGTAAAAGCCAAACATATAAAAAGTTCTTTCAAACAAGAGTCAATGATAAAATCAGATGGAAATGAAAGTGGAAGTATcgattataaaaatgaaaaagagaaCGATATAATTGGGATTGAAGAAAAGCAccaaacattaaaatcagagAAAAGTAGCCTAAAGAGcgatgataaaaaagaaatagatatgAAACCAAAATTAGGTAGAACAAACTCTGCTCCTCGTAAACCTGTAAGATATGCTTCAAATGGACAGAGCGACCCAAAAG ACTGTTACGACTATTTCCTGAAAGGAAACTCAAGAAATGGGGTATATAAGGTTCGTCCATATGGTACTAACCGACTTGTACAAGTTTACTGCGATATGAAGAATGGAGGATGGACATTGATTCAGAAACGACAAGATGGAACTACGAATTTCTTTCGTGATTGGGAGGATTACAAAGAGGGCTTTGGAG GCGTCTATGGAGAGCACTGGCTTGGGAACAGCTTGATTCATAGACTTACAAATCAAGATCATTACATTCTCAGAATTGAAATGATGGACTGGGATAAAAATAAACGGTTTGctgaatatacaaaatttattGTGGACCATGAAGATGAAggatataaattacatgttggTGGATATAAGGGAGATGCTGGTGACGGCATGATTAAGCATAACAATCAGAAGTTCTCTACTAGAGACGTTGACAATGACCAAGTTGTTAAGGAATTCGGAGGAAGTTGCGCGAAGAGATTTCACGCAGCTTGGTGGTATTATAAGTGTTATCAAAGCAACTTGAACGGAAAATACTACAGAAATGGAAAAGTTGACGATAAAAAATTTGATGGTGTTGCTTGGAAGCCATGGACAGGAGCCAATTACTCCCTAAAGGaagttgaaatgaaaattagacCAATATCTAAtgaaaattag